A section of the Centropristis striata isolate RG_2023a ecotype Rhode Island chromosome 7, C.striata_1.0, whole genome shotgun sequence genome encodes:
- the fhip2b gene encoding FHF complex subunit HOOK-interacting protein 2B, whose translation MEAFNRLSSMLLQALETREPSVDLLDSFVDHWKAITNYYIETTDDNRPVRQTEIPWRLKQMLDILVYEETQQGLEETGPCLEYLLQHKLLETLCTLGKAQYPPGMVQQVLLFFSKLLSQMQKSLLQLVNVYRPVQKLIHLCALPGSHTEKEEAQFLLVVCSRVKQDPHTLRYILEIVDQPAARTAASEQSQPCSRASSLSSEPPLLSSQSDSSPVSPVQPESSLLSALLQLTKSQRAAVCLKAYESLLLLSGLQSEGELLSGRTQLGELLARQLLQLYSLLPLEALQPAELQSWPHTPWSSQFSRCGSDSPADHMTNFFCWLDFLDHLMREAPQVLAVKLAVCVHQLWLVDVLQHQLLHTCEQVVLVSSSVLCAVVRLVQSSSLLDQLVHFLLRTRPLSHLLLQRCDHISDQISVVSLSLVDELLQKPHRDILDVLVLRFLQGRGYVSPAAAGQDDRHTESHEGNEESDGLEEDPFFSDSLLFSDSQLLPPSPLSSSSSAPPPPSTLGSATDVVNSFLCLVPVQVRSAQLLQEGGYESYVHDAHTLVTGCRSLSLLYDWPISLPPPSEGLEFFEGHLLKVLFDRLGRVLEQPYEVNLQLTAVLSRLASFDHPLLHEYLLNPYIHLSHCSRSLFSVLIRLMGELMQRIQSVSNLTDKLLDARRHLLGLNSNTGLEHQTLLRGLIVLEEFCKELAAIAFVKLPLDQQ comes from the exons ATGGAGGCTTTTAATAGGCTGAGCAGCATGTTGCTGCAAGCGCTGGAGACG AGGGAGCCCTCAGTGGACCTGTTGGATTCGTTTGTGGACCACTGGAAGGCAATCACTAATTATTACATTGAGACGACAG atgacAATCGtcctgtcagacagacagagatccCATGGCGTCTCAAACAGATGTTGGACATCCTAGTGTATGAGGAGACACAACAg GGCCTGGAGGAGACCGGTCCCTGTCTGGAGTATCTGTTGCAACACAAACTGCTGGAGACTCTGTGCACGCTGGGGAAGGCCCAG TACCCTCCAGGTATGGTGCAGCAGGTGCTGCTGTTCTTCTCTAAGTTGTTGTCTCAGATGCAGAAGAGTCTGCTGCAGCTGGTCAACGTCTACAGACCCGTACAG AAGCTGATTCATCTCTGTGCACTTCCTGGTTCACACACTGAGAAGGAGGAAGCTCAGTTCTTATTGGTCGTCTGCTCCAGAGTCAAACAGGATCCCCACACGCTCAGATACATCTTAGAG ATAGTGGACCAACCAGCAGCCAGGACAGCAGCCTCTGAACAATCACAGCCCTGCTCACGAGCCTCCAGTCTCAGCTCTGAACCTCCTCTGCTCTCCAGCCAATCAGATTCATCTCCCGTCAGTCCCGTCCAACCAGAGTCCAGTCTGCTGTCAGCCTTGCTGCAGCTCACCAAGAGTCAG AGGGCTGCGGTGTGTCTAAAGGCGTATGaaagcctgctgctgctgtcgggGCTCCAGTCTGAGGGGGAGCTGCTGAGCGGTCGGACCCAGCTGGGAGAGCTGCTGGCTAGGCAGTTGCTGCAGCTCTACTCCCTGCTGCCTCTGGAGGCTCTGCaacctgcagagctgcagagctggCCGCACACGCCCTGGAG ttcTCAGTTCTCTCGCTGCGGCTCTGACTCGCCTGCTGATCACATGACCAACTTCTTCTGCTGGTTGGACTTTCTGGATCACCTGATGAGAGAAGCTCCACAG GTGTTGGCGGTGAAGCTGGCTGTGTGTGTCCATCAGCTCTGGTTGGTGGACGTCCTCCAGCATCAGCTACTGCACAC gtgtgAGCAGGTGGTCCTGGTGTCCTCATCTGTCCTCTGTGCCGTGGTCAGACTCGTCCAGTCGTCCTCTCTGCTGGACCAGCTGGTCCACTTCCTGCTGAGGACACGCCCCCTGTcccacctgctgctgcagcgctGCGACCATATCTCTGACCAG aTCAGCgtggtgtctctgtctctggtgGACGAGTTACTCCAGAAGCCTCACAGGGACATTTTGGATGTCCTGGTGTTGAGGTTCCTGCAGGGTCGTGGTTACGTGTCCCCAGCTGCAGCTGGACAGGATGACAGACACACCGAGAGCCACGAGGGCAACGAGGAGAGCGA TGGTCTAGAGGAGGACCCATTCTTCAGTGACAGTTTGTTGTTCTCGGACAGTCAGCtgctccctccttctcctctctcctcttcctcctctgctcctcctcctccctctactCTGGGATCTGCTACTGACGTTGTcaacag tttccTGTGTCTGGTTCCTGTTCAGGTTCGATCagctcagctgctgcaggagggagGATACGAGTCCTACGTCCACGACGCTCACACACtg gtgaCTGGCTGCAGGTCCCTCTCACTGCTCTATGATTGGCCGATCAGTCTCCCTCCCCCCTCTGAGGGGCTGGAGTTCTTCGAGGGTCACCTGCTCAAAGTTCTGTTTGACCGACTGGGACGAGTCCTGGAACAG CCCTATGAGGTGAACCTCCAGCTGACGGCGGTCCTGTCCCGTCTGGCGTCCTTCGATCATCCGCTGCTCCATGAGTACCTGCTGAACCCCTACATCCACCTGTCTCACTGCTCCaggtctctcttctctgtcCTCATCagg ttGATGGGAGAGTTGATGCAGAGGATCcagtctgtctctaacctgacAGACAAACTGTTGGACGCCAGGAGACACCTGCTGGGACTGAACAGCAACACTgg ACTGGAGCACCAGACCCTGCTGAGAGGACTCATCGTCCTCGAGGAGTTCTGTAAAGAGCTCGCCGCCATCGCCTTCGTCAAACTGCCCCTGGACCAGCAGTGA